A window from Streptomyces sp. NBC_00271 encodes these proteins:
- a CDS encoding ATP-binding protein, protein MRFLPVPRPRSLAGQLFAMQAVLIAVLVAGYALFSYVSDRSQAEDAAGRQAMAVARSIADAPSVRDAIRTTNPTKDLQPYALQVQRDTGVDFVTIMNPQGIRWTHPDETLIGKHFLGHIGPALHGKSFTETYTGSLGASVRAVTPILDNGHIVGLVSAGIKVEAITQRVQEQVTALIGVAGSALVLGGIGTYVINARLRRSTHGMNAAELSRMHDYHQAALHAVREGLLMLDGQYRVALMNDGGRELLGVTDEVVGHSVAELGLPAPLTGALLSAEPRVDEVHLTASRVLVVNTSPVSGGERRGTVVTLRDVTELQSLMGELDSERGFTQALRSQAHEAANRLHTVVSLIELGRAEEAVEFATAELELAQTLTDEVISAVSEPVLAALLLGKAAQANERGVELVVSEESGIDDGLLQTDLPARDLVTVLGNLIDNAMDAAQGTVGARVTVTAFTDDSGLVLRVADTGAGVDPAHTEAVFQRGWSTKPAGPGGRGLGLALVRQAVSRHHGTLTVAEAPGGGAEFEARLPLPTVAPGAPAAPVPEAAEEPAPATAERAAAEPESAQHALPGGDV, encoded by the coding sequence ATGCGCTTCCTCCCCGTCCCGCGACCCCGCAGCCTGGCCGGCCAGCTCTTCGCCATGCAGGCCGTGCTCATCGCGGTGCTCGTCGCGGGGTACGCGCTGTTCAGTTACGTCAGCGACCGCAGCCAGGCCGAGGACGCGGCGGGCCGCCAGGCCATGGCCGTGGCCCGTTCGATCGCCGACGCACCCTCCGTCCGGGACGCCATCCGCACCACGAACCCCACCAAGGACCTCCAGCCGTACGCGCTCCAGGTACAACGGGACACCGGCGTGGACTTCGTGACGATCATGAACCCGCAGGGCATCCGCTGGACCCACCCCGACGAGACGCTGATCGGCAAGCACTTCCTCGGGCACATCGGGCCCGCCCTGCACGGCAAGTCCTTCACGGAGACGTACACGGGCAGCCTCGGGGCGTCCGTCCGTGCCGTCACCCCGATCCTCGACAACGGCCACATCGTCGGCCTGGTCAGCGCGGGCATCAAGGTCGAGGCGATCACCCAGCGCGTACAGGAACAGGTGACCGCCCTCATCGGCGTCGCGGGCAGCGCACTCGTGCTCGGCGGCATCGGCACCTACGTCATCAACGCCCGGCTGCGCCGCTCCACGCACGGCATGAACGCGGCCGAGCTGAGCCGGATGCACGACTACCACCAGGCCGCGCTGCACGCCGTGCGCGAGGGGCTGCTGATGCTGGACGGGCAGTACAGGGTGGCGCTGATGAACGACGGCGGGCGGGAGCTGCTGGGGGTGACGGACGAGGTCGTCGGACACTCCGTGGCCGAACTCGGGCTGCCCGCACCGCTCACGGGCGCCCTGCTGTCGGCGGAGCCGCGGGTGGACGAGGTGCATCTGACGGCGTCGCGCGTGCTGGTCGTGAACACCTCCCCGGTGTCCGGCGGCGAGCGGCGCGGCACGGTGGTCACCCTGCGCGATGTGACCGAACTCCAGTCTCTGATGGGCGAGTTGGACTCCGAGCGCGGCTTCACCCAGGCGCTGCGTTCGCAGGCGCACGAGGCCGCGAACCGGCTGCACACGGTGGTCTCGCTGATCGAGCTCGGGCGCGCCGAGGAGGCCGTCGAGTTCGCCACCGCCGAGCTCGAACTCGCCCAGACGCTCACCGACGAGGTGATCTCGGCGGTCAGCGAACCGGTCCTCGCCGCCCTGCTGCTGGGCAAGGCGGCCCAGGCGAACGAGCGGGGAGTGGAGCTGGTGGTGTCGGAGGAGAGCGGTATCGACGACGGGCTGCTCCAGACCGACCTGCCGGCCCGTGACCTGGTCACCGTGCTGGGCAATCTGATCGACAACGCGATGGACGCGGCGCAGGGGACGGTGGGGGCACGGGTGACCGTCACGGCTTTCACGGACGACTCCGGCCTGGTCCTGCGGGTCGCCGACACGGGCGCGGGAGTCGACCCCGCCCACACGGAGGCGGTCTTCCAACGCGGCTGGTCCACCAAGCCGGCGGGGCCCGGCGGCCGGGGCCTCGGACTGGCCCTCGTACGCCAGGCGGTGAGCCGGCACCACGGCACGCTGACGGTGGCGGAGGCGCCCGGGGGCGGGGCGGAGTTCGAGGCGCGGCTGCCGTTGCCTACGGTGGCCCCGGGCGCCCCTGCCGCACCCGTGCCGGAGGCCGCCGAAGAACCGGCCCCGGCCACCGCCGAAAGGGCCGCCGCCGAGCCCGAGTCCGCCCAGCACGCCCTGCCTGGAGGCGACGTATGA
- a CDS encoding cation:dicarboxylate symporter family transporter codes for MMPMTSSRRAAVASTQTAPAAPAAKRDRTHYLYIAVIIAVVLGIAVGFAAPDFAKELKPIGTGFVSLIKMMISPIIFCTIVLGVGSVRKAAKVGKVGGLALGYFICMSFVALAIGLVVGNIIHPGSGMHLTEAVKGVGHTQAQAAAEGPVDFILGIIPTTFVSAFTEGQVLQTLLIALLVGFALQAMGRAGQPVLKGVEHIQKLVFRILGMIMWAAPVGAFGAMAAVIGETGMDALKALGTIMLGFYITCALFIVIVLGTLTKLVAKVSLFQLLKYLGREFLLIVSTSSSESALPRLIAKMEHLGVSRPVVGITVPTGYSFNLDGTMIYLTMASLFIADAMDQPMSIGQQIGLLLFMMVASKGAAGVSGSGIAVLASGLQSHKPALVDGVGLIIGIDRFMSEARAVTNFAGNAVATLLIGTWTGEVDKERVNRVLAGELPFDEKTLLDSDEDDAIDVAPEVPEQGGEKELAKA; via the coding sequence ATGATGCCGATGACGTCGTCAAGGAGGGCAGCCGTGGCCAGCACCCAAACGGCACCTGCCGCACCCGCCGCCAAGCGGGACCGCACCCACTATCTGTACATCGCGGTGATCATCGCGGTTGTGCTCGGCATCGCCGTCGGGTTCGCCGCGCCGGACTTCGCCAAGGAGCTCAAGCCGATCGGCACGGGCTTCGTGAGCCTGATCAAGATGATGATCTCCCCGATCATCTTCTGCACGATCGTGCTCGGCGTCGGCTCGGTACGCAAGGCCGCCAAGGTCGGCAAGGTCGGCGGTCTCGCGCTCGGCTACTTCATCTGTATGTCCTTCGTGGCGCTGGCCATCGGCCTGGTCGTCGGCAACATCATCCACCCGGGCAGCGGGATGCACCTGACCGAGGCCGTGAAGGGCGTCGGGCACACACAGGCCCAGGCCGCCGCCGAGGGCCCCGTCGACTTCATCCTCGGGATCATCCCGACCACCTTCGTGTCGGCCTTCACCGAGGGCCAGGTGCTCCAGACCCTGCTGATCGCCCTCCTCGTGGGCTTCGCGCTGCAGGCCATGGGCCGTGCGGGGCAGCCGGTGCTGAAGGGTGTCGAGCACATCCAGAAGCTGGTCTTCCGGATCCTCGGCATGATCATGTGGGCCGCGCCCGTCGGTGCCTTCGGTGCCATGGCGGCCGTCATCGGCGAGACCGGTATGGACGCGCTGAAGGCGCTGGGCACGATCATGCTCGGCTTCTACATCACCTGTGCGCTCTTCATCGTCATCGTGCTCGGCACCCTGACGAAGCTCGTCGCCAAGGTCAGCCTCTTCCAGCTGCTGAAGTACCTCGGCCGGGAGTTCCTGCTGATCGTCTCGACCTCGTCGTCCGAGTCCGCGCTGCCGCGGCTCATCGCCAAGATGGAGCACCTGGGCGTCAGCCGCCCGGTCGTCGGCATCACCGTGCCGACCGGCTACTCCTTCAACCTCGACGGCACGATGATCTACCTGACCATGGCCTCGCTGTTCATCGCCGACGCGATGGACCAGCCGATGAGCATCGGCCAGCAGATCGGTCTGCTGCTCTTCATGATGGTCGCCTCCAAGGGCGCGGCGGGTGTCTCCGGCTCCGGTATCGCCGTCCTGGCCAGTGGTCTGCAGTCGCACAAGCCCGCGCTGGTGGACGGTGTCGGTCTGATCATCGGTATCGACCGGTTCATGAGCGAGGCGCGTGCGGTCACCAACTTCGCGGGCAACGCGGTCGCCACGCTGCTCATCGGTACGTGGACCGGTGAGGTCGACAAGGAGCGGGTGAACCGGGTGCTCGCCGGGGAGCTGCCGTTCGACGAGAAGACTCTGCTGGACAGCGACGAGGACGACGCGATCGACGTCGCCCCGGAGGTGCCGGAGCAGGGCGGCGAGAAGGAGCTGGCCAAGGCGTAA
- a CDS encoding TetR/AcrR family transcriptional regulator has protein sequence MAAMTTGSASRADANRRRILDVALAELLRDPDASMDQIARAAGVVRRTVYGHFPSREVLISTLTDGAVEAVAAAHAAGRESGRDPAESLVRSTLAVWEIADRYRLLVALAQRSVTVQGIRERLTPVREACAELLRRGLDQGVFESPLPAPALAYVHEQMLFALMEAVNDGLLAPEEAGRSAAITMLTAAGVPASRATELVTKLSD, from the coding sequence ATGGCAGCCATGACCACGGGTAGTGCCAGCCGCGCGGATGCGAACCGCCGCCGCATCCTCGACGTCGCGCTCGCCGAGCTGCTGCGCGACCCCGACGCGTCCATGGACCAGATCGCACGGGCCGCGGGCGTCGTACGGCGCACGGTGTACGGGCACTTCCCCAGCCGCGAGGTGCTGATCAGCACGTTGACCGACGGCGCGGTGGAGGCGGTGGCCGCGGCGCACGCGGCGGGCCGGGAGAGCGGACGGGACCCGGCGGAATCCCTGGTCCGCTCGACGCTCGCCGTCTGGGAGATCGCCGACCGATACCGGCTGCTGGTCGCCCTCGCCCAGCGCAGCGTCACGGTCCAGGGCATCCGCGAGCGACTCACGCCGGTGCGCGAGGCCTGCGCGGAGCTGCTGCGGCGTGGCCTCGACCAGGGCGTGTTCGAGTCTCCGCTGCCGGCGCCCGCACTGGCGTACGTCCACGAGCAGATGCTGTTCGCCCTCATGGAGGCGGTGAACGACGGCCTGCTGGCACCGGAAGAGGCGGGCCGCTCCGCCGCGATCACCATGCTGACCGCGGCGGGCGTACCCGCCTCCAGAGCCACCGAACTGGTGACCAAGCTGAGCGATTGA
- a CDS encoding MFS transporter: MRLVMNEPVEGMDRPYARRWWALLVLCLSLLIIVMANTALTVAAPDMTQDLGLSSADLQWVIDGYTVPYAALMLLLGAIGDKYSRRGALLLGLVVFGGGAVAGSLVDSSTGVIAARAVMGVGAALIMPATLSLLAATFPREERAKAITLWTATAGLAIAAGPLVAGALLEHHGWSSTFLINVPIAALAIVGALVLVPPSRAAHHHRIDHVGGLLSVVWIGSLVYMIIEGPHFGWGVKAVTAAVVAGAGLVAFVVWELRHPRPVVDVRRFAHRRFAGSNLAVALFFLAVFGAFYYLTQHLQFVLGYDALDTGVRMLPLAGAVFVGSALTGYLTPRIGMKITVTAGMVGGTAALALLTRVDAASSYGDLVLPLTILGLAIGLALSPCTDAIMGAFPEAELGVGGAVNDTSLELGGSLGIAILGSVLASSYSAHLSDATAGSKLPAGALSTAQDSVGAGYAVAQGIGDKARQLGEQAARAGHAGNTEKAAQLKAQADQLAHGAQRMADAVGSSFSDAVAHTSLIGAVILGVGTVLVAFLLPRKGGAHPGETPEQAAEEQPELTGAATR; encoded by the coding sequence ATGCGTCTCGTCATGAACGAACCGGTCGAGGGGATGGACCGGCCCTACGCCCGGCGCTGGTGGGCGCTGCTGGTGCTCTGCCTGAGCCTGCTGATCATCGTGATGGCGAACACCGCCCTCACCGTCGCGGCCCCGGACATGACCCAGGACCTGGGCCTGTCCAGCGCGGACCTGCAGTGGGTCATCGACGGCTACACCGTCCCGTACGCCGCGCTGATGCTGCTGCTCGGCGCGATCGGCGACAAGTACAGCCGGCGCGGCGCGCTCCTCCTGGGGCTCGTCGTGTTCGGCGGGGGCGCGGTCGCGGGCTCGCTCGTCGACAGCTCCACCGGGGTCATCGCGGCCCGTGCCGTGATGGGCGTCGGCGCCGCCCTGATCATGCCCGCGACGCTCTCCCTGCTCGCCGCGACCTTCCCGCGCGAGGAGCGGGCGAAGGCGATCACCTTGTGGACCGCCACCGCCGGACTCGCCATCGCGGCCGGGCCACTGGTCGCCGGTGCGCTGCTGGAGCACCACGGCTGGTCGTCCACGTTCCTGATCAACGTCCCCATCGCCGCGCTCGCGATCGTCGGCGCCCTCGTCCTCGTACCGCCGTCCAGGGCCGCGCACCACCACCGCATCGACCACGTCGGCGGCCTGCTGTCCGTGGTCTGGATCGGCTCGCTGGTCTACATGATCATCGAGGGGCCGCACTTCGGATGGGGCGTCAAAGCCGTGACCGCCGCGGTCGTCGCGGGCGCCGGCCTGGTGGCCTTCGTGGTGTGGGAGCTGCGCCACCCGCGCCCGGTCGTCGACGTACGCCGCTTCGCCCACCGCCGGTTCGCGGGCTCCAACCTCGCCGTCGCCCTCTTCTTCCTGGCCGTCTTCGGCGCCTTCTACTACCTCACCCAGCACCTCCAGTTCGTCCTCGGCTACGACGCGCTGGACACCGGGGTGCGGATGCTGCCGCTCGCCGGGGCCGTGTTCGTCGGCTCGGCGCTCACCGGATACCTCACCCCGCGCATCGGCATGAAGATCACGGTGACCGCGGGCATGGTCGGCGGCACGGCGGCGCTCGCGCTGCTCACGCGGGTCGACGCGGCATCCTCGTACGGCGATCTCGTGCTGCCCCTCACCATCCTGGGCCTGGCGATCGGGCTCGCGCTCTCGCCCTGCACGGACGCCATCATGGGCGCGTTCCCCGAGGCCGAACTCGGCGTCGGCGGAGCCGTCAACGACACCTCGCTGGAGCTCGGCGGCTCGCTCGGCATCGCGATCCTCGGTTCCGTGCTGGCGAGTTCGTACTCCGCGCACCTCTCGGACGCCACCGCGGGCAGCAAGCTTCCGGCGGGCGCCCTGTCCACGGCGCAGGACTCGGTCGGCGCGGGCTACGCGGTCGCCCAGGGCATCGGTGACAAGGCCCGGCAGCTCGGTGAGCAGGCCGCGCGAGCGGGGCACGCCGGGAACACCGAGAAGGCCGCGCAGCTGAAGGCGCAGGCCGACCAACTCGCCCACGGGGCACAGCGGATGGCGGACGCCGTCGGTTCGTCCTTCTCGGACGCGGTGGCGCACACCAGCCTGATCGGCGCGGTGATCCTGGGCGTGGGGACCGTGCTGGTCGCCTTCCTGCTGCCCCGGAAGGGCGGCGCGCACCCGGGGGAGACCCCGGAGCAGGCGGCGGAGGAACAGCCGGAACTCACCGGCGCGGCGACGCGTTGA
- a CDS encoding DUF2127 domain-containing protein: MKIDWDRRTCARKGHVTYAPGEPELRRRLRAETSLGEAWRCLRCGDFVLGEPHGSGPAQDAPLVPRGKVLRDLFILRFLAIERAVRGVFIVLVAAAVWKFSNSQDSVRRLFDENLDVFRPVFKHFHYDLDHSPVVGTIQKSFGYKHSTLALVAALLLAYALIELVEAGGLWYAKRWAEYLTVVATAAFLPLEIYELTEHVSYLKIATLVLNILAVLYIALAKRLFGLRGGRKAFEEERHSASLLEVEESAGVAAHA; the protein is encoded by the coding sequence ATGAAGATCGACTGGGACCGGCGGACGTGCGCGCGCAAAGGTCATGTGACGTACGCGCCCGGCGAGCCGGAACTGCGCCGGCGGCTGCGCGCCGAGACGAGCCTCGGCGAGGCCTGGCGCTGTCTGCGCTGCGGCGACTTCGTGCTGGGCGAACCCCATGGCTCGGGCCCCGCGCAGGACGCACCCCTGGTGCCGCGCGGCAAGGTGCTGCGTGATCTGTTCATCCTGCGCTTCCTGGCGATCGAGCGGGCCGTGCGCGGGGTGTTCATCGTGCTGGTCGCGGCCGCGGTGTGGAAGTTCAGCAACAGCCAGGACTCGGTGCGCCGGCTCTTCGACGAGAACCTCGACGTCTTCCGGCCGGTCTTCAAGCACTTCCACTACGACCTCGACCACTCGCCGGTCGTCGGCACCATCCAGAAGTCCTTCGGCTACAAACACTCCACGCTGGCCCTGGTGGCCGCGCTGCTGCTGGCGTACGCGCTGATCGAACTCGTCGAGGCGGGCGGCCTCTGGTACGCCAAGCGCTGGGCGGAGTACCTGACGGTGGTCGCCACCGCCGCCTTCCTGCCCCTGGAGATCTACGAACTCACCGAGCACGTCAGCTACTTGAAGATCGCCACCCTGGTCCTCAACATCCTCGCCGTCCTCTACATCGCCCTCGCCAAACGCCTCTTCGGACTGCGCGGCGGACGCAAGGCGTTCGAGGAGGAGCGGCACAGCGCGTCTCTGCTGGAGGTCGAGGAGTCGGCGGGCGTGGCCGCGCACGCCTGA
- a CDS encoding NAD-dependent epimerase/dehydratase family protein → MREIGVIGGNRYFGKRLIARLLAAGDHVTVINRGSSAPPAGSVHLVADRNDGNSLEKALGSRTFDVVVDQVCYTPRQAEIARRVFAGRTRRYVMTSTVEVYEYEDSADPVREDAVDPHAVPVDLALPWDEPEFLEGHYGEGKRQAEAVFAADPSFPYAAVRVAHVLGGDDDFTGRLQHYAERIRTGEAIAVPPVNRPATYIHVEEIADFLFWAAGEDFTGPVNAASHGPLTTRELCEAIAAHLPDGKTLLRPVEVGAVSPFSFSRSYGMDNSRATLLGFTFGDARTWLPRAVAETLGSDRP, encoded by the coding sequence GTGCGCGAGATAGGTGTCATTGGCGGAAACCGCTATTTCGGAAAGCGGCTGATCGCCCGGCTGCTGGCCGCCGGAGACCACGTCACCGTCATCAATCGCGGTTCCTCCGCACCACCCGCCGGGTCGGTCCATCTCGTCGCGGACCGCAATGACGGGAATTCCCTGGAGAAGGCGCTGGGTTCACGAACCTTCGATGTGGTGGTCGACCAGGTCTGCTACACACCGCGTCAGGCAGAGATCGCCCGACGGGTCTTCGCGGGACGCACCCGGCGGTACGTCATGACCTCCACCGTCGAGGTGTACGAGTACGAGGACTCGGCGGATCCCGTACGGGAGGACGCCGTGGACCCTCATGCCGTGCCCGTCGACCTCGCACTCCCCTGGGACGAGCCGGAGTTCCTCGAGGGTCACTACGGGGAGGGCAAGCGCCAGGCCGAGGCGGTGTTCGCGGCCGACCCCTCGTTCCCGTACGCGGCCGTCCGGGTGGCCCACGTCCTGGGCGGGGACGACGACTTCACCGGCCGCCTCCAGCACTACGCGGAGCGCATCCGCACGGGCGAGGCGATCGCCGTACCGCCCGTGAACCGCCCGGCGACGTACATCCACGTCGAGGAGATCGCCGACTTCCTGTTCTGGGCGGCGGGCGAGGACTTCACGGGCCCGGTCAACGCGGCCTCCCACGGGCCGCTGACCACGCGGGAGCTGTGCGAGGCGATCGCCGCGCACCTCCCGGACGGCAAGACCCTCCTGCGGCCCGTCGAGGTCGGCGCGGTCTCCCCCTTCTCCTTCAGCCGTTCCTACGGCATGGACAACTCCCGGGCCACCCTGCTCGGGTTCACCTTCGGCGACGCACGGACGTGGCTGCCGCGCGCCGTGGCCGAGACCCTGGGCTCCGACCGCCCGTAG
- a CDS encoding Lrp/AsnC family transcriptional regulator, whose protein sequence is MGDPTAAPKEPRQPRAGADETSVAFDAVDRQILELLQSDGRIRLSELGRRVRLSPAAVAERVRRLESSGAVTGYGAHVSPPLLGYGIQAFVRVDPHGGYTLRHPRTLELISRPEIIEVHHVVGEDCWILKVAVADTLHLEDVLEQTSALGRTTTSIVLSSPVPRKPLLPLR, encoded by the coding sequence ATGGGAGATCCGACCGCTGCACCGAAGGAACCACGGCAACCGCGCGCCGGCGCCGACGAAACGTCGGTGGCCTTCGACGCGGTGGACCGGCAGATCCTGGAACTGCTGCAGAGCGACGGCCGGATCAGGCTCAGCGAGCTGGGCCGGCGCGTCCGGCTGAGCCCGGCGGCCGTCGCCGAGCGCGTGCGCCGGCTGGAGTCCTCGGGAGCCGTCACCGGCTACGGCGCCCATGTCTCACCGCCCCTCCTCGGCTACGGCATCCAGGCCTTCGTCCGCGTCGACCCGCACGGCGGCTACACCCTGCGCCACCCCAGGACCCTGGAGCTGATCTCCCGCCCGGAGATCATCGAGGTCCACCACGTCGTCGGCGAGGACTGCTGGATCCTCAAGGTCGCCGTCGCGGACACACTCCACCTGGAGGACGTCCTGGAACAGACCTCCGCACTGGGGCGCACGACGACCTCGATCGTCCTGTCTTCACCGGTGCCGCGAAAGCCACTGCTGCCCTTGCGTTGA
- a CDS encoding MerR family transcriptional regulator, which translates to MRIGELAARAGTTTRTLRYYESRGLLPARRGENGYRTYDEHDLRLLRQIRTLQDFGFDLEETRPFVECLRAGHPEGDSCPASLAVYRRKLGELDSLIDELQAVRAEVGAQLARAERARDELAAEAEVPGGPEPVCELEGRTR; encoded by the coding sequence ATGCGAATCGGCGAGCTGGCGGCGCGGGCCGGGACCACCACGCGGACTCTTCGGTACTACGAGTCGCGGGGGCTGCTGCCCGCGCGGCGGGGCGAGAACGGGTACCGGACGTACGACGAGCACGACCTGCGGCTGCTGCGGCAGATCAGGACGCTGCAGGACTTCGGGTTCGACCTGGAGGAGACCCGGCCCTTCGTGGAGTGTCTGCGGGCGGGGCACCCGGAGGGCGACTCCTGTCCGGCCTCGCTCGCGGTCTACCGGCGCAAGCTGGGCGAGCTCGACTCGCTGATCGACGAGTTGCAGGCCGTACGGGCCGAGGTCGGCGCGCAGCTGGCGCGGGCCGAGCGGGCGCGTGACGAGCTGGCGGCCGAGGCGGAGGTTCCGGGCGGCCCGGAACCCGTATGCGAACTGGAAGGGCGGACACGGTGA
- a CDS encoding thioredoxin family protein: MASVTDADFETEVIGAELPVLVEFTADWCPPCRQMGPVLSALAAEEGERLKVVQLDVDTNPLTTNAYRVLSMPTFMVFRGGEPVKSMVGARPKRRLLEELSDVL, translated from the coding sequence GTGGCTTCGGTGACGGACGCGGACTTCGAGACGGAGGTGATCGGCGCCGAGCTCCCGGTGCTGGTGGAGTTCACGGCCGACTGGTGCCCGCCGTGCCGGCAGATGGGGCCGGTGCTCAGTGCCCTGGCGGCCGAGGAGGGCGAGCGGCTCAAGGTGGTCCAGCTGGACGTGGACACCAACCCGCTGACGACGAACGCCTACCGGGTGCTGTCGATGCCCACGTTCATGGTGTTCCGCGGGGGCGAGCCGGTGAAGTCGATGGTGGGCGCCCGGCCGAAGCGCCGGCTGCTGGAGGAGCTGTCCGACGTGCTCTGA
- a CDS encoding HelD family protein has protein sequence MSNRGANAEGTTGFPDDELRHEQEFIDGLYARVDVLRGDTEASVGDALAQGNTPMQARLERDVLVAERSGLLAALNAVDGSLCFGRIDLTSGVTHHIGRIGVRADDTEHTPILIDWRAPVARPFYLATGHTPMDLRRRRHITTDGRRVTDLHDEILDLGDHERTGHEDPTGDAVLLAALNSARTGRMSDIVQTIQAEQDRIIRAPHKGVLVVEGGPGTGKTAVALHRAAYLLYEYRELLAKRAVLIVGPNPAFLGYIGEVLPSLGETGVLLATVGELFPGVRATATDAPRAAAVKGRADMAEVLAAVVRSRQSLPDPVIAIEHDRDILMLDAGLVQVARERTREAQLPHNVAREYFEGHILNTLTDMLAERIGTDPFDGSNLLDPSDITQIRDDLAENPEVWSAIDQLWPRLTPQRLVADFLADPEGYVPDEDAAAIRRPVTGAWTTADVPLLDEAAELLGEDDRVARALADQERRAQVAYAQGVLDVSYASRTYEFEDKDEEDSEVLSAHNIIDAERMAERHEEDDHRSAAERAAADRTWAFGHIIVDEAQELSPMAWRLLMRRSPTRSMTLVGDPAQTAEAAGVGSWSEILSPYVEDRWEHKRLAVNYRTPSEIMDVAAGVLRARHPDFEPPRSVRSTGVRPWARAAGDDLPGTVAKAVAELTPAEGRLAVIAPRELHTSLAARLEDVTAGEEPDLTRTVVLLDPRQAKGLEFDSVLVVEPARYGTSDLYVALTRATQALGIVYEGELPQALRAATV, from the coding sequence TTGTCAAACAGGGGCGCAAACGCAGAGGGCACCACAGGATTTCCCGACGATGAATTGCGGCACGAGCAGGAATTCATCGACGGGTTGTACGCACGCGTGGACGTGCTGCGGGGCGACACCGAGGCCTCCGTCGGCGACGCGCTCGCGCAGGGCAACACACCCATGCAGGCCAGGCTCGAACGGGACGTGCTCGTCGCCGAGCGTTCGGGCTTGCTCGCCGCACTGAACGCCGTGGACGGATCGCTCTGCTTCGGCCGGATCGACCTCACCTCCGGCGTCACCCATCACATCGGCCGTATCGGCGTCCGCGCCGACGACACCGAGCACACCCCCATCCTCATCGACTGGCGGGCCCCGGTCGCCCGCCCCTTCTACCTCGCCACCGGTCACACGCCGATGGACCTGCGCCGCCGCCGGCACATCACCACCGACGGCCGCCGGGTGACCGACCTGCACGACGAGATCCTCGACCTCGGCGACCACGAGCGCACCGGCCACGAGGACCCGACCGGCGACGCCGTACTGCTGGCCGCGCTGAACTCGGCGCGCACCGGCCGCATGAGCGACATCGTGCAGACCATCCAGGCCGAACAGGACCGGATCATCCGCGCCCCGCACAAGGGCGTGCTGGTCGTCGAGGGCGGCCCCGGCACCGGAAAGACGGCCGTGGCGCTGCACAGGGCCGCGTACCTGCTGTACGAGTACCGGGAACTGCTGGCGAAGCGCGCCGTCCTGATCGTCGGACCGAACCCCGCCTTCCTCGGCTACATCGGCGAGGTACTGCCCTCGCTCGGCGAGACGGGCGTGTTGCTCGCGACCGTCGGCGAACTGTTCCCCGGCGTCCGCGCGACCGCCACCGACGCCCCGCGGGCCGCCGCGGTGAAGGGCCGCGCCGACATGGCCGAGGTGCTCGCCGCCGTGGTCCGAAGCCGCCAGTCGCTGCCCGACCCGGTCATCGCGATCGAGCACGACCGGGACATCCTGATGCTCGACGCCGGGCTCGTCCAGGTCGCCCGCGAGCGCACCCGTGAGGCGCAGCTGCCGCACAACGTGGCCCGCGAGTACTTCGAGGGCCACATCCTCAACACGCTCACCGACATGCTGGCCGAGCGCATCGGCACCGATCCCTTCGACGGTTCGAACCTGCTCGACCCGAGCGACATCACCCAGATCCGCGACGACCTCGCCGAGAACCCCGAGGTCTGGTCGGCCATCGACCAGCTGTGGCCGCGGCTGACCCCGCAGCGCCTGGTCGCCGACTTCCTCGCGGACCCCGAGGGATACGTCCCGGACGAGGACGCGGCCGCGATCCGCCGCCCGGTCACCGGGGCCTGGACCACCGCCGACGTCCCCCTCCTCGACGAGGCGGCCGAACTGCTCGGTGAGGACGACCGCGTGGCCCGCGCCCTCGCCGACCAGGAACGCCGCGCCCAGGTGGCGTACGCGCAGGGCGTGCTGGACGTGTCCTACGCCTCCCGCACCTACGAGTTCGAGGACAAGGACGAGGAGGACTCCGAGGTCCTGTCCGCGCACAACATCATCGACGCCGAGCGGATGGCCGAGCGGCACGAGGAGGACGACCACCGCAGCGCCGCCGAACGCGCGGCGGCCGACCGGACCTGGGCGTTCGGCCACATCATCGTCGACGAGGCGCAGGAGCTCTCGCCGATGGCCTGGCGCCTGCTGATGCGGCGCAGCCCGACCCGCTCGATGACCCTGGTCGGCGACCCCGCGCAGACCGCGGAGGCGGCCGGAGTGGGCTCCTGGTCGGAGATCCTCAGCCCCTACGTCGAGGACCGCTGGGAGCACAAGCGCCTCGCCGTCAACTACCGCACCCCGTCCGAGATCATGGACGTGGCGGCGGGCGTCCTGCGCGCGCGGCACCCGGACTTCGAACCGCCGCGTTCGGTGCGCTCGACGGGCGTACGGCCGTGGGCACGTGCCGCCGGGGACGATCTGCCCGGCACCGTCGCGAAGGCCGTCGCCGAGCTGACCCCCGCCGAGGGACGGCTCGCGGTGATCGCACCCCGCGAACTGCACACCTCGCTCGCGGCCCGGCTGGAGGACGTGACGGCGGGGGAGGAGCCCGACCTGACCCGGACGGTCGTCCTCCTCGACCCCCGTCAGGCCAAGGGGCTGGAATTCGACTCCGTCCTCGTGGTCGAACCGGCGCGGTACGGCACGAGCGACCTGTACGTGGCGCTGACGCGGGCGACGCAGGCGCTCGGGATCGTGTACGAGGGCGAGCTGCCTCAGGCGCTGCGGGCGGCGACGGTCTGA